ACAAGATAATAGACGGAATATCCACCTTAGGATTTGTTAGCCGTGTAACATTCTTCAATAACAAGGCCGCTGCAATCAAGTCGATGACAGCAATTGGAAATAGGACGTAAAACAGCACGCGCCAGGAGTAATGCTCCAGCAGCCAGCCAGAAAGAGTTGGACCAATTGCGGGAGCGAATGCAATGGCAAGCCCGACCATCCCCATCACTTGACCGCGTTTTTCCTTGGGGAAAATAATTAAGAAAACCGTCTGCATAAGCGGCATCATGACGCCTGCACCAGAAGCCTGGATCACCCGTCCAGCCATAAGCATTGGAAAGCTGTGCGCAAAACCGCCTACAATCGTTCCAAAGGCGAAGATCGTAATGGCAGTCAGAAACAATCTTCGGGTAGAAAATCGTTCGATCAGAAAGGCTGACACCGGAATCATAATTCCGTTAATCAGCATAAATACGGTTGTTAACCATTGCGCCGTGCCCGGTGTAATGTTCAAATCCTTCATAACCTGAGGAATGGCGGTATTCATCAAGGTTTGGTTTAATAAAGCCACAAAAGTACCCGCCAGGAGGATAGCCACTAACGTAACACGGTTATAACTTGGGATGGATTCTTTATTCTCCACTATGATCTCTCCGTCTCTCTATAAATCTTTCTCTTAAATACTTAGAACTCCAACTATCATTGCAGCGGCGTTTGTCTAAACTTCAAACCTGATGACTTCTCAAGTCGTAGGCCGTGGTGAATGATGCTCATACGTATGTATGACCTTCTTCAAAAGAATTTTCAAAATATCCGCCTCTTGAGGTGTGAGGAACGTTTCGACCTGGTTCTTTACACGTTCCACCTCTTCATAAGCATGGTTACAAAGCTGTAGGCCAGACTCAGACAAATAAATTTGCTTCACTCGAGCGTCCTCCCCGTGATGGCGGCGCGTCACCCAGCCCTTCTTCTCCATGCCGGTGACAAGACTTGTCACGCTGGATTTTTCAATGTGCAGGAACTTCTCCAAATCCGAATGCGTAATACCTGGAACATCTTTACTGTACCTCATCGTTAAGTACTGCTGAGTCGTCATCCCTAGCGGTCTAAGCGTGTTTTCGATTTCTCTGCGAACCAGATTCGAAGCCCGTTTCAGCAGGTTTCCAATATGGTCGTTCAATTCCCACGGTAAGCTTCCCTTAGGTGCTTCTTGCCAATCGCCCATTTGATCTTCCTTTCTCTTAGCGTAGATGCTCGCATGGCACCCCATTTAATTAGAATTCCAACTATTTGTTTATGCTACTGAACAGATGATGATTTGTCAAGAAGGCTCTCATTCCTTCAACAATAAATGGTTGTAAGATACATTGTGCAGTTATCAAAAGTAATCTTGTTCACTTATTTTTTCTCTGTCCAGACTTCTCCACCATCCGAAGTAGTGTAGGTGAATTCTTTTCTCTTGTCGTCTGAAAAAATTCAATCTTCAGAGTTCCTCGATCTGAGTAAATTGATTCGAAAACTGGAGCTTGAGGATTGCCATATTTATAACCTTTAGGAATGGAATAGGTCTGGATTTGCCAAGACTTTCCCCCATCTTTCGTACGATAAAGGGGGATCAGTACACTGCTATGATAGCTTGCGGCAATCCATCCATCCGACTTGTTGTGAAACGTCATCCCTGTGACGTAGCCGTCAATGGTTTTGCTCATATCAGACTGCAATGTCCATGTTTTTCCGTTGTCCGATGTTTTATATAGTGTTTTCAACATTTGACCCGCGGCTGGGTCGGATGTCAACAGAATCCAACTAGGGCCTTCTTGGCTAGGATGCCAAGAAGCGAAAACGTTTTGGCCATGAACGGCTTTTTCCCAGTCATTATTAATCGGCAAAGAACTGTGCGTCCAAGTATTGCCGTTATTTTCGCTATGGTAAATCACAATTTTATCGTTGTTTAGGTATGCAAACCATCCTTCTGTTTCCCCTGTCATCGCTGATGTAAGTAGGGTTGCGTTCTTTTCTACATGAGGAGCAAATGCGATTTGTTTTGGTGTGGAGGAAGGAGGTGCTACAGGGCTTGCAGTTGGAGAGGGTACCTGGGATATAGTGGGCGTAGGAGAAGTCAAGGTTGAACTTATTTTTTTCATGAGTTATGCAGTTGAAGTAATTTATTGGTAGTTAATCTATGTCAAAAATCTTACGTCCAACTAAAAAAACACTTGACTTTTGAAAATCACCACAATAATTGCGAAGGATACCTTAACCAAGGTGTTACTTCAAAATTACAGGTGATTTTCCAATGAAAGCGTTAAAAAAACCGAAATATCGGGATTTACAATTGAGTGAATGTGCGGGCGCCCCTATCTTGCGTACCCTTTGGGAGAGGTTTGATATTTCGCTCCTCTTAACTCAGTCTGGCATGATGAAGCGTAGCGGAACGCCGTCCTGGTTGCTATGTTTTCTCTATGTGGTGGGTCTCATTTCTAATTGCTCTTCCGTTGTTCAAATGGCCGATTTGGCTCAAAAGGACTCTTTATTAAAAGTTATGTTTAAGCCATGGAAACTTGCGCAGTATACCATGAGCCGTTTTTTTACGACTTCGTTTCCATGGAAAACATTTGGTAAAAAGCGAATTGAGCGCCTTCAGCAGGATGGGCAAACAAGGCTGAAAGAAGGGGATGTCATAAATCTAGATGACACGCATTGTGCGCATCCGTATGCTAAACAACTCCCTTTTTTATCATGGCTTTTTGATCATTCTACGAAAACATATTCATGGGCGATGAATTTGGTTGTCATTCAAGCTGTCTTACAAAGTGGGCTAGAGTATCCCTTGTTCTATTCGATTTGGCATAAACCTGAAACCAAAGGTGAGGGTCTTACGAAGTTGGATCTCGCCAAGCAAATGCTCTTGATGCTGCGTGAATCCGTGAAATGCCGATTATGGGTAGCCATGGACCGTTGGTATTTGTGTAAGGATTTTTCGTGTTCCTGGAGTCAAATCAGTTTGATTGGGTAACCAAAGCCAAGCGAAATACGGCTTTATTTCGAAGGGAAATCGAGCCTCTTACTCGAAGAGAGCGTTACGTACCGTTGACTCCCAATATGCTTATTCGAGAAGTGTTTAAGAAGCTAACAAGTCACAGAACATCAGGTCTGGTATCCATCGCAATTCCAGATATCTATATGAAACAGCCCTATACCGTAACCAATCGTAAAGGAAAACAAGTCACCAAACAAAGATATGTTCAGATTGCCGCTGTTGCCGCCATGCGTTTAAAGGAAGACGAACTCTCGATACATGTAGAATCTACGGAAGATGACGAATCCCCAGCTACATACAGAGGGGCTTATCTTCTCATTAGTAACCGCTACGATGCACCGAAGGAAGCTACACAGACGTATGTGAAACGCTGGCGTATTGAGGTGTTTTTTCGAACTGCTAAGCAGGAACTGGCTTTTGAAAAGTGCCACTCCGAATCCGAAGCGCATCACCATGCC
This genomic window from Paenibacillus hexagrammi contains:
- a CDS encoding MarR family winged helix-turn-helix transcriptional regulator; amino-acid sequence: MGDWQEAPKGSLPWELNDHIGNLLKRASNLVRREIENTLRPLGMTTQQYLTMRYSKDVPGITHSDLEKFLHIEKSSVTSLVTGMEKKGWVTRRHHGEDARVKQIYLSESGLQLCNHAYEEVERVKNQVETFLTPQEADILKILLKKVIHTYEHHSPRPTT
- a CDS encoding WD40/YVTN/BNR-like repeat-containing protein; translation: MKKISSTLTSPTPTISQVPSPTASPVAPPSSTPKQIAFAPHVEKNATLLTSAMTGETEGWFAYLNNDKIVIYHSENNGNTWTHSSLPINNDWEKAVHGQNVFASWHPSQEGPSWILLTSDPAAGQMLKTLYKTSDNGKTWTLQSDMSKTIDGYVTGMTFHNKSDGWIAASYHSSVLIPLYRTKDGGKSWQIQTYSIPKGYKYGNPQAPVFESIYSDRGTLKIEFFQTTREKNSPTLLRMVEKSGQRKNK
- a CDS encoding transposase; its protein translation is MFLESNQFDWVTKAKRNTALFRREIEPLTRRERYVPLTPNMLIREVFKKLTSHRTSGLVSIAIPDIYMKQPYTVTNRKGKQVTKQRYVQIAAVAAMRLKEDELSIHVESTEDDESPATYRGAYLLISNRYDAPKEATQTYVKRWRIEVFFRTAKQELAFEKCHSESEAHHHAHFELLFTAETLLGVALFEMNKEKTSGDEGCTHGEMVRSLFHTRCQTRKRTYKGHERIYVDFDIEVKRFARLIRLFWPQHYLMLLWVTPKPQNYQVLPRGA